The following coding sequences lie in one Nerophis lumbriciformis linkage group LG02, RoL_Nlum_v2.1, whole genome shotgun sequence genomic window:
- the LOC133577841 gene encoding protein EURL homolog encodes MDEEEQFVNIDLNDDNICSVCKLETDTGTLSFCHVCFELSIEGVSATTLVHSKSLRGHRDCFEKSHLIANQKLSHSRVSRSAYEGMKLALSQKLNRIIQYAQNKDNVTTNGFSRRGSRFVRYSQKSDCQLLPQTEALVPRYTPCRKPSEATRLPDYTMGMLECHTAQELRVLQNSHGELWKTLQIRNQATVDGHCRHQNYSREELTKMSVDELHQLNTQLLMQIQKVFEELTAAVQEKDSLVSELHVRNVAIEQLFENCAKLPWLHISRAGRVKASSASVE; translated from the coding sequence ATGGATGAAGAAGAACAGTTTGTGAACATTGATCTCAACGATGACAATATCTGCAGTGTCTGCAAGCTCGAGACAGATACAGGGACCTTATCTTTCTGCCATGTCTGCTTCGAACTCAGCATTGAAGGTGTTTCCGCTACTACCCTGGTGCATTCAAAGTCTCTGCGGGGTCACCGAGACTGCTTCGAGAAGAGCCACCTCATCGCCAACCAGAAGTTGTCACATTCCAGGGTCTCCCGAAGTGCCTACGAGGGCATGAAGCTGGCCCTCAGCCAAAAACTCAACCGTATCATCCAGTACGCCCAGAACAAAGACAATGTCACCACAAACGGCTTCAGCAGACGCGGAAGCAGGTTCGTTCGTTACAGCCAGAAGAGCGACTGCCAGCTTCTGCCTCAGACGGAAGCCCTGGTACCCCGCTACACCCCCTGCCGGAAGCCGAGCGAAGCAACGCGACTGCCCGATTACACCATGGGGATGTTGGAGTGCCACACGGCCCAGGAGCTGAGGGTTCTGCAGAACTCGCATGGGGAGCTTTGGAAAACTCTACAGATCCGGAATCAAGCAACAGTAGATGGGCATTGCAGACATCAGAACTACAGCAGAGAAGAATTGACTAAAATGAGTGTGGATGAGCTTCATCAGTTGAACACACAGCTTCTCATGCAGATTCAAAAAGTCTTCGAGGAGCTGACTGCGGCTGTGCAGGAGAAAGACTCGCTGGTGTCCGAGCTGCACGTGCGTAACGTAGCCATTGAGCAGCTGTTCGAGAACTGTGCCAAACTGCCCTGGCTGCACATCAGCAGGGCTGGCAGGGTGAAGGCCAGCAGCGCGAGTGTAgagtga